The following proteins come from a genomic window of Neofelis nebulosa isolate mNeoNeb1 chromosome 5, mNeoNeb1.pri, whole genome shotgun sequence:
- the CD200 gene encoding OX-2 membrane glycoprotein isoform X4: MKGVTSASSILLVPGRSQEKPASPSLPTVFLHYKFFEDHVNITCSANARPAPVISWKVSGSGIENSTEILSHPNGTTSVTSVLQVKDPKSQVGKEVICQVLHLGTMTSVRQTLDKGFWFSVPLLLSIVSLVILLVLISILLYWKRRRNQDREP; the protein is encoded by the exons ATGAAGGGTGTTACAAGTGCCTCTTCAATACTTTTGGTTCCGGGAAGATCTCAGGAAAAGCCTGCCTCACCCTCTCTG CCCACAGTGTTCCTTCACTATAAATTTTTCGAAGACCACGTAAATATCACTTGCTCTGCCAATGCCCGCCCAGCCCCTGTGATCTCCTGGAAGGTCTCTGGGTCAGGGATTGAAAACAGTACTGAGATTCTCTCACACCCCAATGGGACCACGTCTGTCACGAGTGTCCTCCAGGTCAAAGACCCCAAGAGCCAGGTGGGGAAGGAGGTAATCTGCCAGGTGCTACACCTGGGGACTATGACAAGCGTCAGGCAAACTTTGGACAAAG GCTTTTGGTTTTCAGTTCCACTATTGTTAAGTATTGTTTCCCTGGTCATTCTCCTGGTCTTAATCTCAATCTTATTATACTGGAAACGTCGTCGGAACCAAGACCGAG
- the CD200 gene encoding OX-2 membrane glycoprotein isoform X3 codes for MVTFSKNHGVVVQPAYKDKINITQLELKNSTITFWNTTLEDEGCYKCLFNTFGSGKISGKACLTLSVQPTVFLHYKFFEDHVNITCSANARPAPVISWKVSGSGIENSTEILSHPNGTTSVTSVLQVKDPKSQVGKEVICQVLHLGTMTSVRQTLDKGFWFSVPLLLSIVSLVILLVLISILLYWKRRRNQDREP; via the exons ATGGTCACCTTCAGCAAGAACCATGGGGTTGTAGTCCAGCCTGCCTATAAGGACAAGATAAACATCACCcagctggaactcaagaactcaACCATTACGTTCTGGAATACCACCCTGGAGGATGAAGGGTGTTACAAGTGCCTCTTCAATACTTTTGGTTCCGGGAAGATCTCAGGAAAAGCCTGCCTCACCCTCTCTG tACAGCCCACAGTGTTCCTTCACTATAAATTTTTCGAAGACCACGTAAATATCACTTGCTCTGCCAATGCCCGCCCAGCCCCTGTGATCTCCTGGAAGGTCTCTGGGTCAGGGATTGAAAACAGTACTGAGATTCTCTCACACCCCAATGGGACCACGTCTGTCACGAGTGTCCTCCAGGTCAAAGACCCCAAGAGCCAGGTGGGGAAGGAGGTAATCTGCCAGGTGCTACACCTGGGGACTATGACAAGCGTCAGGCAAACTTTGGACAAAG GCTTTTGGTTTTCAGTTCCACTATTGTTAAGTATTGTTTCCCTGGTCATTCTCCTGGTCTTAATCTCAATCTTATTATACTGGAAACGTCGTCGGAACCAAGACCGAG
- the CD200 gene encoding OX-2 membrane glycoprotein isoform X2, with protein MLAILKVVTQDEEELLNTPASLRCSLQNSEEVLIVTWQKIKAVSPENMVTFSKNHGVVVQPAYKDKINITQLELKNSTITFWNTTLEDEGCYKCLFNTFGSGKISGKACLTLSVQPTVFLHYKFFEDHVNITCSANARPAPVISWKVSGSGIENSTEILSHPNGTTSVTSVLQVKDPKSQVGKEVICQVLHLGTMTSVRQTLDKGFWFSVPLLLSIVSLVILLVLISILLYWKRRRNQDREP; from the exons TGGTGACCCAAGATGAAGAAGAGCTGCTGAACACACCTGCTTCCTTAAGATGCTCTCTGCAAAATTCCGAGGAAGTCTTGATTGTGACATGGCAGAAAATCAAGGCTGTAAGCCCAGAAAACATGGTCACCTTCAGCAAGAACCATGGGGTTGTAGTCCAGCCTGCCTATAAGGACAAGATAAACATCACCcagctggaactcaagaactcaACCATTACGTTCTGGAATACCACCCTGGAGGATGAAGGGTGTTACAAGTGCCTCTTCAATACTTTTGGTTCCGGGAAGATCTCAGGAAAAGCCTGCCTCACCCTCTCTG tACAGCCCACAGTGTTCCTTCACTATAAATTTTTCGAAGACCACGTAAATATCACTTGCTCTGCCAATGCCCGCCCAGCCCCTGTGATCTCCTGGAAGGTCTCTGGGTCAGGGATTGAAAACAGTACTGAGATTCTCTCACACCCCAATGGGACCACGTCTGTCACGAGTGTCCTCCAGGTCAAAGACCCCAAGAGCCAGGTGGGGAAGGAGGTAATCTGCCAGGTGCTACACCTGGGGACTATGACAAGCGTCAGGCAAACTTTGGACAAAG GCTTTTGGTTTTCAGTTCCACTATTGTTAAGTATTGTTTCCCTGGTCATTCTCCTGGTCTTAATCTCAATCTTATTATACTGGAAACGTCGTCGGAACCAAGACCGAG